The sequence AGCCAACGAGATCATCGAAACCACCGCCGAAAAGGGCCTGCTCTCGGGGAAGTCCCCGACGGGCTATGCCGCCGCGGCGATCTACGCCGCCTCGCTACTCTGTAACGAGAAGAAGACTCAACGCGAGGTCGCCGACGTCGCCCAGGTCACGGAAGTCACCATCCGGAACCGGTATCAAGAACAGATCGAAGCGATGGGGATCCACAGCTAACCCGACCTCTCACTGCGGTCGGCGTTCCGCGTCCCATAGTGAATCGCCTCCGAACGCCCGCCAGCCGAACGTTCAAGCCGCTTCGCGTCCTAGAAGAGACGAATGCGACTCGACGAGTATCTCGAGGGGTTCGAGCGCGACGAGGCCGCCGAGCGCCGCCGGCTCGCCCGCGAGAAGTCCTACGGGATCACCCGCTACCTCGACGAGGTCGAGGACCGATTCAACGACGCGCTCTCGGGGGACTCGTTGGTCGGTTCGACGGCCCCCTCCATTTTCGTCGGCCACTCGAACTACCCGAAGGTGTCGACCGGCCTGCTCTCGCCCGTCGGTGACGAGGACCGTGCGTCGGAATATGCCACCGACGGCGAGTGGTACCGTCAAGGGCTCTCGATCGACGACGTCGTCCAGCGCCGGACTGGACTGTTGAACGCCAACCGATTCACCGACGTCCGCTCGGTCGGGGAGAGTCCGGCCACCGACAAGACGGGCTCGCCGAACGTTCACGACGTCTGGGACGGCTTCGTCGGCACCCAGCGGGAGGTCGCCATCGCCGACCGACCCGTCGACGTCGAGATCGGGCTCTCCGATTCACGGCTTGACTTCGATTTCCCCGACGGTGACACCGCCGCGCCACGGGGCCCGCGCACGGGCGCCGAATCCGCGACTCTCACCGAGAACCCCCACGTCCCCCGCGCCGTCGAAAAAACGTTAGAGGACGACGACTGGCGTGCCGAGGGCGCGATGAGCTATCTCTACCGACGAGGGTTCGACGTCTACGAGATCAACCGCATCCTCTCGGCGGGCGCGCTCGGCGAGGCCGACACTCGACGATTGGTCCCCACCCGCTGGTCGATCACCGCCGTCGACGACACCGTCGGGAAGTTCCTTAGAGGATCCATTCGCTCGAACCCGAGCGTCGACGAGACGCAGGTGTTCTCCAGCGAGTACATGGGCAATCGCTACTGGGCGGTCCTTTCTCCGGGCAACTGGGAGTTCGAACTCGTCGAGATGAAGGCACCGGGAAGCGTCTGGAACCCCGTCGGTTCGGACGTCTGGATCGCGAGCGACCACGAGGGCTACGAGGGCCGAACGGGGTATGTCGACGGCGGCACTGCAGGAGCGTACTACGCGACCCGGCTCGCCGCCCTCGAGTACCTCGAAGAGATCGGCCGGCAGGCGAAGGTGCTCGTGTTGCGCCACGTCTCCGACGAATACTGGGCGCCGGTGGGAGTGTGGCAGATCCGCGAAAGCGTGCGGGACGCCTTCGAGGGCGAAAGCGGGGTCGCCGAGACCTTCCACGAAGCAGTTGGCGGAATCGAACCGCATCTCCCCGTCTCGACGGGGCAGTTGCGGCGGTCCTCGGAGATGGTCGCGGGCGTGCAGGCCTCCCTTGCGGACTTCGCGCCCTGACCGCAGACAGGCAGGGGCGAACGCTTATTCGCCCCTCGTCCGTAGCGGGCCCATGGACGCGGACGTACTGATGGCCGTGGGCTCGTTTTCCCCGGTCGAACTCGGCCTGCTCGCACTGATCGGAGTGACGATCGTCCTGCCCGTCGTGCTGGCGCTGGCGCTCGAACGGTTCGTCTACGAGGGCCGGGCGGCCGACCCGGTCGGCTTCGCGGAGTTCGAGGGACGCTTCGAGAACGGGGAGACGTGGGCCGAGCAGATCCGCGAGAACGAGGAGTAGCTATTCGTCGTCATCGCGCCGGGCACCCGAGTGCTTGCCCTGTCCCTCGCGTTTGCCGCCCTGTCGTCCACGCGGTTCCTCACCACTCCCGGACGCGTCGGTCGTCTCGAGGTCGTCGAAGGCCTCCTCAACCATCCGCCCTGTCCCGTCGACGACCGCTTCCCAGTCGTCGTTGTCGGGGGCGATCCCGTTCAGCCGGGCGATCTTCATGATCGAGACGTGATAGACCTGCTGGAGGCCGGGCTCGACCTCCCAGACGACGACGTTACAGGGGAACAACGCACCGATCTCGCGGGTGACCTCGAGGGCCTTGTCGGCCATCTCGGGGTTGCACGCGCCGAGCACGTAGTAGGGGTCGCGATCGGCGTCGATCTTCTCGCGCAACAGGTCCGAGGGCGAGAACTCGACGGGCACGCCGAAGCCGGCCGATTCGAACGTCTGTCGGACGTGCTCGATCGCCTCGTCGTGGTCCATGTTCAGCGTCACGCTTCGTTCGCCGATGTCAGCTCGGGTGAGCTGTTCCGGATCGATCGGAAGGCTCATGTCGGGTACGTCGTCCGAGGGCGCCAAAAAAGACTCGCCGGCTACAGCGGCAGGGGGAGCCACGAGAGCCACTGGAGAACCCGGTCGGGCGAAACGAGCGGCTCGTGGAGGACGAGCCAGTCGAGCAGAACGAGTCCGCCGCCGTGGGCGACGACGGAGGGCAGGATCGAGTCGGCGTGATAGTCGACCGCGCCGAACAGCACGTCCGTCGGCCCCGAGAGGATCAGCTCGACGGGGGGTTTGGAGACGTGAAGCAGCGTGTACAGGACGGGGCTGATGAAGATGCACTTCGCGCCGAGGTCCCTGACGCCGACACAGAGCAGCCCCCGGAAGTAGGTCTCGGTGGCGAGCGCGAGGACGAACAGCTGGATCGCGTGGGGGACGAACGCTAGGTCGGGCGTCGTCTGCCACATCGGGTAGAACTCCCGGACGCTGGGGAGCGTCGAACCCACGAGATAGAAGGGCAATACGAACACCGAGAGCAACAGCGTATCGCGGATCGCCCGGCGATCTATTTTCCAGCCGATGTGTCTACCGTGGACCAGCCCGAGGCCGAGCGGGATCACCAGATACAGCAGGGTATCGCGGACGACCCGCTCGGTGATCGATGTCGTCCCCCAGCTCACCCAGACGACGAGAACGACCCCCGCGACCAGCAGGGCGCGCTGAATCCACGAGAGCCGCTCTGCGATCGCCATCTACTCGTCGGTCGGTATCGGCCCGTCACCGGTGACCTCGCGACAGGCGGTGACGAACTCCTGTCGGCTCTCGAAGTACGGGTTCTCGACCGAGTCGAGCAGTTCGCCGACGGCCTGCGGTCCGTCGGGGGTTCGGACGACGCTGTCGCCCTCCTTGCGCCTGATCTCGCTTTGCTGGACGGGCCAGTTGAGTCGGGAAGCGACCCGCGCGATGGGGGCTCCATCGACGTCCGCACCCTCGCCGAGTTCGACGAGCGGGGCGTCCTCCTCCTCCTCTTCGTCGTCGCTCATGGCCGTCGATTCGCGAGGGGCGTGATTCAAGCTTTCGATCGGCCTGAAAGGCTTTTACTGCGGGCAATACAACGACTCGGTATGTACGTCCGAGGTGCCAAGAATCGAGACGAGGCCTGGCTCCTCGACGAGATCGAGCGACTGGATCTCGACGAGGCGGCGTTTCGCTCCCGGGAGTACGTCGTCGCGCTCGACGAGGAATCGGGCGAGAAGGCCGGGTTCGGTCGACTGCGACCCCACGAGGAGGCGGCCGAGCTCACCAGCCTCGGCGTCACCGACCCGTGGCGCGGTCAGGGCGTCGGCGCGCACGTCGTCGAACGACTCGTCGAACACGCCGGCGACGAGGGGTTCGAGACGGCCTACGCGCTTGCACCAGAGCCCGACTACCTGCTCCAGTTCGGCTTCGAGCCGGTCGAGCGATCGGCGCTGCCCGAATCCCTCCAGGCGCGCCTCGAGGCGAAACGCGAACGTCACGACGAGGTGCTCGCGATGGGTCTGGATATCGACTCGTTCTCGATGCCCGACCGGCTCCGCGAGCGGTTCAAGGAGGCCTCGCCGGTCGCCGAGGCCGGTCCCGACGCGGAATCGATCCCGGCCGAGGAGTTCGGGATCGACCCCAAGAGTGCGACCTACAAGTACGACACCGGCCGTCAGTAGTCCTCGCGTTCGGTGATGAAACCGTTCTTGAAGGCGATCCACGTCAGCACGCTTATGAAGAGGATGGGCGGGAGGATGGCGAACCCCCAGATCGGGTTGAGTCCCCACCCGATGACGAGCACCACGTCGAAGATCCCGAGCGCCACGAACGGGAGGGTGTACTTCGTTGCCCGCCAGCGATCGCTGTCCTCGTCCGTCGGAATCGGCGAGCCCTCGCCCTCGTCGGGGGCGATCGGCGTGTCCATAGGGCTCATTGTAGCCCGGCGACAAAAAGTGACGCGAACCGCCCCGCGCGATTGACGACCGCTTAAGAGCCTGCGCACGGTAGAGTTTGGCATGTTCGACCAGAAGGAACTCGAATCGATCCGCGAGGGGAAATCACAGTGGGAGGCGGAGACGCGCGGGCCCACCGTCGAGCGCTTCGGGGAACGAAAGGAGACCTTCACGACCGACACCGCCGGCCACGAGATCGATCCCCTCTATACGCCCGACGACGTCGCGGATCTCGATTACGAGGAGGACCTCGGATTTCCCGGCGAGGACCCCTATACCAGGGGAGTCTACTCGACGATGTATCGCGGGCGCCTCTGGACGATGCGCCAGTACGCCGGCATGGGCAGTGCCGTCGAGACCAACGAGCGCTACCACTACCTCATGGACCAGGGCCAGACCGGCCTCTCGATGGCGTTCGACTTACCCACGCAGATGGGCTACGACTCGGACGCCGAGATGGCGGCCGGCGAGGTCGGCAAATCCGGTGTGGCGATCGATTCCCTCGACGACATGCGGACCGTCTTCGAGGAGATCCCCCTCGATGAGGTCTCGACGAGCATGACGATCAACGCGCCCGCGGCCGTCCTGCTCGCGATGTACATTGCCGTCGGCGACGAGCAGGGCGTCCCCCGCGAGGAACTCAGAGGAACGATCCAGAACGATCTCCTGAAGGAGTACATCGCCCGCAATACCTACATCTACCCGCCCGGTCCTTCGATGAGAATCATCACCGACGTCTTCGAGTTCTGCGCCGAGGAGGTGCCCAACTTCAACACGATCTCCATTTCGGGCTATCACATCCGCGAGGCCGGCGCCTCGGCGGCCCAAGAGCTGGCGTTCACCCTCGGAAACGGCATCGAGTACGTCGAGGCCGCGCTCGACGCCGGCCAGGACGTCGACGAGTTCGCCCCCCAACTGTCCTTTTTCTTCAACGCACACAACGACATCTTCGAGGAGGTCGCGAAGTTCAGGGCGGCCCGCCGGATGTGGGCGCGGATCATGGAGGAACGGTTCGACGCCAGTACTGAAAAAGCGAAGCAGCTGAAGTTCCACACCCAGACCGCCGGATCGATGCTGACCGCCCAGCAGATCGAGAACAACGTGGTTCGAGTGGCCTATCAGGCACTGGCGGCGGTACTGGGCGGTACCCAGAGCCTCCACACCAACGGCAAGGACGAGGCGCTCGCGCTGCCGACCGAGAAGTCGGTCAGGACCGCCCTGCGGACCCAGCAGATCCTCGCCCACGAGTCGGGCGCCGCCGACACCATCGACCCGCTTGCCGGCTCGTACTACGTCGAGGCGCTCACGGACGAACTCGAGGAGGAGGCCTTCGAGCTCATCAGAGAAGTCGACGACCGGGGCGGAATGCTGCAGGCCGTCGAGGACCAGTGGGTCCAACGGCAGATCCAAGACGTCGCCTACGAACGCCAGCGTGAGATCGAGGAGGGCGAGCGGGTCATCGTCGGCGTCAACGAGTACGAGGTGAGCGAGGAGCCCGAGATGGACATCGAGGAGGTCACCGAGGAGGACCAGCAGCGCCAGATCAGCCGGCTAGAGGGAGTCAGGGAGGGGCGCGACGACGAGGCGGTCGCCGAGGCGCTTGCGGCGCTCGAGACGGCCGCCGAGGGCACGGAAAACGTCATGCCTCCGATCCTCGACGCCGTAAAGGCCGAGGCGACGACCGGCGAGATCTGCGACGTGCTTCGCGAGAGCTTCGGCGAGTATCATCCGGGCAGCGCGCTGTGAGCCGCTTTCGAAGGACGAACTTGCTGACGCATCCCGAACGCCTATTCCTCTCACGCCCCTTTTTCGGGTATGGACTCACCGACCAGTGACGACGTAGCGACCGTGAACGGAATGCCGATGCTCGGGCTCGGCACCTGGCAAAACGAGGACGAAGAGGAGTGTGCCGAAAGCGTCCGAGCGGCCCTCGAAACGGGCTATCGCCACATCGACACCGCCCAGGCCTACGGCAACGAGGAGAGCGTCGGCGAGGGGATCGAGCGCGCCGGCGTCGACCGCGAGGACGTCTTCCTCGCGACGAAGGTCTGGATCGAGAACCTCGAGCCGGAGGACGTGGTCGAGAGCACCGAGGAGAGCCTCGAAAAGCTCGGCGTCGACTACGTGGACCTGCTGTACATCCACTGGCCGGCCGGCGAGTACGACCCCGAGGACACCTTCGACGCGCTCTCGACGCTGGTGGCCGACGGCCTCGTCGAGAACGTCGGCGTCTCGAACTTCGAGCCCGAACAGCTCGACGATGCCCGGGAGGCGAGCGATATAGATATCTTCGCGAACCAGGTCGAGTGTCACCCCCTCCTCCCCCAGGAGTCCCTGCGAGCCTACGCCGACGAACACGACATCCCGCTGGTTGCCTACTCGCCGCTGGCGCGCGGGGAGGTCTTCGACGTGCCCGAACTCGAAGAGATCGCCGAGAAACACGACGCCAGCGCCGCACAGGTCAGTCTCGCGTGGCTCCGCGAGAAGGGGATCGCGGCGATCCCGAAGGCGACCGGCGAGGAGCACATCCGCGACAACTGGGAGTCCCTGGCGCTCGAACTCGACGCCGAGGACGTCGAGGTCATCGACGGGATCGATACACAGGAACGCCAGGTCGACCCCGATTTCGCCCCCTGGTAGGTACTGTCGGCCATAAGACTAAAGATATTTTATGTTAATTGAGCGGTATGACAGCGCGGTCACGCCCGACGAGCCGGGCGGGGGCGATCCGACTCGATCTCTGGCGGTTGTACGAGCGGTGGATGGAACTGTGCTTCCGGCGAAACGACGACGCGCCGGCGGTGCGCGCGCCGGTACCGAACACGGCGGTCGGACGCCTCGCATACGGTAGCTGGGCGGTACTGGGCGCGCTGGTCGTCGCGGGCCTCTATCCGCTGGTGACGATCGGATTCGGACTACGCCCCTGGGCGCGCCGCGCCGAACGGGTGGCCGGTTTCGAACCCGGAGCCGCATGCGGCGGTCGGACGGCGATGGTCCTGCTCGCGTACCCCGCGCTCGCGATCGCGGTCGGTCTCGCGATCGCGAGCGGGTTAACGGCCGTTCCGGGACCCCATCCGACGGGGTTGCTCGGGGCCGAGATCGATCGCGGGGGGTTCGTATCGGTGATGGGGCTTGCGATCCCCGTGGGCTGGACGGTCGGTTGCGCCGTCAGGCTCGCTGACCTCGTTCGGCCCGCACGTCGGAAGAAAACCTAAACGGTTATTGCGGCGGAGGAGTGAGACGTAGGATACCTATGCCGCTCATCGACACGGTTCGGACCTATCTCACCGAAACGGAGCCGGTGATCTCTGAATGCCGACAGTGCGGAACGACGGTCGAATCGGGCGCCGAGGAGTGTCCCGCGTGTGGCGAGGCGGCGATCGCCCGCTATCACGTCGCCTGAAGCGAGCGGGGCGAACCGACAGTCTCATCCTCACCGCGACGAAGCATCGAGTATGGAGTTCGATCTCCCGAAGACGGCCGCGGTGTTCGTCGCGTTGATCGCCCTCGGCGTCGTCGGGACGATGCCGATGATGGGGGCCGGGACCGTACTCATGATGGTGCTGCCCTCGATGGTGATCTTCGGCCTGCTCGTGCTCGCGATCGGCGTCAAACACGGCGAATACCGCGCAACGACCCGATAAACCCGAGGCTCGACGGGATGTGAAAACCGGCCGATCCGAACGGACCGGCCAACGAGGGAAATTGTGGAGCTATTCGTCGATGACTTCGCCGACCGCGAAGTTCGATTTGACCTGACTGACCTCGACTTTCACCTGCTCGCCGATCTCGGCACCGGGGACGATGATGACGTAGCCACGCTCGACGCGGGCGATGCCGTCGCCCTGCTTGCCGATGTCCTCGATCTCGACGTAGCGGATCTCGCCCTCCTCGACCGGCGGTTGGGGTTCGGTGGAGGGTCGGCGGTTGGTGGTCGTCTCGGTTTCCGTGGTTTCGGTCGCCTCGCGGGAGACAAGCGCGACGCGGTACGTTTTACCGGGTTCGAGCGATCCCGTTTCGATCTCGCTGTCGGGGATCTCGACGGTGTACTCGCCGTCGCGTTCGGTGAGTTCGGCGTTGAACAGACACAGGAGCTTATCAGATATTTGCATGGAGACCTCCGGCCTAAGCGTGGGAGTCGTGCCTAATAGTAGTTACTCCCACTCGGCCCACCCGGCGACGGCCGCGCCGGACGTCATTCGCCGCGGATCTCGCGTCCGTCCGACCGCTTCGGGCCCTCCGAATCGTAGACGACGGTCGGCTCGTCGACTGGCCGGTAGTTCTCGCGCACGCCGATCGCTTCCTCGAGTTCGCGGACGGCCCGCTCCTTGAGCGCCCCGGCGAGGTCCTCGGCCTCCTCCCGCGAGATGTCGCGGCCCAGTCCCTCACACTCGTGGGCCCGTACCATCCCCTCCGAATCGACCGCCTCACCCATCGGCTGGCTCGTTCCCGCGAGCGCCACGCTGAACGGATAGGTCCGACAGATCAGCGGCCGGTCCTCGTGGACCGAACAGGCTCCTACCCCCTCGCTTTCCTCGTAGAAGACACAGTCCCCGCAGGCGTCCGTCTGCAGTGCCCACTCGAAGGTCTGACCCTCCCCGTCGTCCAGCCCGTAGGGCATGGGGCGGGCGACGTCGTTCCACTGGCGGTCCTCGGACTCCAGTTCCCTGACTTCGTCGGGGAACACCGTCGCGGTGTGTGGGTCCTCGGCCTCGCGGGTACAGCAGGCCCCACAGCGGGTGCACTCGAAGCCGATGGACTCGATGGCGTCGGCGATCTCCGCCACGTCGAGCCCGCGGGCGCGTTCGAGTTCCGCTTCGAGCGACTCCATACGAAAGCGAGCGCTTGGGAGAGGAAAAGCCCGTCGTCAGATCCGGGCGCACTCGCCGTCCCACTCGACGACTCCCTCCGCGACGAGCTTTTTCAGATGAGCTTCGACGGTCAGCGAGGCGAGATCCGCAACGCCTGAAAGGTCCTTCCCGTAGGCCGCATCCCGGACCGCCTCCATCGTGTGATTCCCGGCCTCGACCGCCCCCCGGACCCGGCGTTCGCGCTCCAGCCGGTGGTCGATCAACCAGTCGAGGCGCTCTTTCGGGTGGTCGATCGGGTCGCCGTGGCCCGGGTGAAGCGTTTTCGGATCGTACTCTTTGAGCCGCCGAAGCGAGTCGAGGTACGCCTGCATGTCTGCCCCGTCACCGCCGACGAAGACGCTGCTCTCCGCCATCACCAGGTCCCCACAGAGGACCGCGCCGTCGGTCGCGAAGGCGACGTGGTCCGGGGCATGACCGGGCGTTTCGAGCACGGAGAGGCCGGCGAGGCGATCCCCCACGGCGAACGTCTCATCGGGTTCGATCCCCGTCGCGGCCTCGAAACGCGCTTCGTGGCCCGCCAGCGCCCACACAGTCCGAGAATCGGCGTACTCGGCGAGCGCGCCGACGTGGTCGGGGTGCGTGTGGGTGACCGCGACGTGGTCCGCGGTCCCGACGGCGGCGTCGAGGGCGTCGGTGCGCGCGCCGGGATCGATCAGGAGGTCGCCAACGACGTAGGCGTTGGTCGAACCGGTCGGTGCGCGGGTGGTGGTCGAAACCGAGAACCGATCGATCTGCATGCGGGGCGTTCGCGCTTCAGCGGCGAGAACCTACCGGCGAAGCGAATAGACCTGCTTTCTCGCGTCGCGGAAGCTGTATCGGGAGCTGACGATGTCGACTTCCTCTAGGCGGTTCAGCGCGTAGCGAACGGTTCGGTCGGGCAGCAGCGATTCCTCGGCAAGCTGGCCCTGCGAGAGCGGTGCGTCGGTCTCCAAGACCTTCGCAACGAGTTTGGCGCTCGGCGGGAGTTCGACGAGGCGTTCGGTGTATTCTTCCTCCGAGAGCGACGCCTCGTCCCTCCCCTGACTGTCCGCACGTGTGCTCATACCCATCACTCGCAAGGGGTAATGGTAAACGTTGGCTATAGGTGTGTGAAAACAATATATACACAGTAAGGAGTATAATCACCATACCAAGACAACGGCTTTCCGCCGGTTCGTCGTTGATCGGGTATGGGCGAGATACCCGAGGAGTACGAGGGGCTGTTCGGCAAGAAGACGTTCGCACACGTCGCGACGCTGATGGAGGACGGGACGCCACAGGTGACGCCGGTGTGGGTGGATTACGACGGCGAGTTCGTCCTGATCAACACCGTCCGTGGCCGCCAGAAGGAGCGCAACCTGACCCGCGACCCGAAGATCGGCCTGTCGATCCTCGACCCGAACGACCCCTATACGTACGTCTCGATCCGCGGGGAGGTCGCGGAGGTGACCGAGGAGGGCGCAGTCGAGCACATCGACTCGCTGGCCCGGCGGTACATGGACGTCGAGGAGTACCCCTATCACGACGGGGAGGACGCCGAGCGCGTGATCGTCAAGATCCGACCGGAGCGCGTGATCACGGGCCAGTGAGTCAGTAGGACTTTATCCCTCGACTGAGGTAGTGGGACCGTGAAGGGCAAGGAGTGGTACCAAGCGGCCGAGGTCGCCGAGGAGTACGAAGACAAGCGGTTCTCCGGGGGCGGCCGGCTGATCGACCGTCAGGAGAAGGAGGCGGTTAGCTCCGCTCTCGGCGATCTTCAGGACAAAACGGTTCTGGAGATCGCCTGCGGGACAGGCCGGTTTTCGGTGATGCTCGGCGCACGCGGCGCCGAGGTCGTCGGCCTCGACATCTCCGATGCGATGCTCGCGCAGGGCCGCGAGAAGGCCCGCGGGGCGGGTCTCTCCGAGCGCGTCGAGTTCATCCGCGGCGACGCCGCCCGGCTGCCGTTTCCGGACGATCACTTCGACGCGGTGCTGGCGATGCGGTTTTTCCACCTCATCCCCAATCCCGATAGATATCTCGAGGAGATCCGCCGGGTGACGAAGGGACAGCTGGTCTTCGATACGTTCAACACGCCGAGCACACGCTCGATCTACAACTGGCTGTTGCCGATGGGCTCGCGGCTGTACGACGACGAGGACGTCCGTGCGATGCTCGACCGGACGGGCTACGAACTCGACGGCACGAGTCACGACTTTTTGCTGCCCTACGGACTCTACCGAGGGATCTCGCGGTCGATCGCCGACGGACTCTATCGGCTCGAATCGGGCTTGAGACACACCGATCTGGGCGACGGGTTCGCCTCAGTGTCGTACTGGAACGCCCACGTGCGTCAGTGACCGACGGACGAGGACAGTATCAGTCCACTGTATTTTTAGTGCTCCGGTCCGGTATCCGGTGGTATGGAGTTCTCCGTCGTGGTCCCGACCCTGAACGGCCGGCACCAGCTCGTGGGGTGTCTCGACGCGCTCCGGGAGCGACTGCCGGCCGCGGAGGTCATCGTCGTCAACGGGCCCTCGACGGACGGTACCAGCGGAATGGTCCACGAGCGTCCCGACGTGGACGTACTGGTCGAGATCGCCGACAGGAACATCAACGTCGCGCGAAACGCCGGACTCGAGATCGCGCGCGGCGACGTGGTGGCGCTGCTCGATCAGGGCCATCGGATCGAGGACGGCTGGGCGAGTGCGGTCGAGCGAGGGATCGACGCCGACGGGCACGCGATCACCGGGCCAACCCACCGCCCGATTCGCGGGGGGATCACCACCGAAGCCCGCGAGCACCGGACCATCGCCGGCCGGGACGTGACCTACTTCAACGGCGGGAACGTCGCGCTGAGCCGCGCGGCGGTCGAGGAGCTCGACGGGTTCGACGAGTACCTCGAAACGGGCGGCGCGCGCGATCTCGCCCACCGGCTCGCGGGCCAGAAGCGGGCGGTGAGCTGGCAGCCCGGTATGGGCGTCAAGAAGAGCGTCGAGACCGACGGCGGGGGCGACGGGGATCCACGAATGATCAGCCGGGCGAGCGCGTTTCTGGGCGACGAGGCCCACCGACGCTGGGGGCTCAAGTACCGGGCGCTCGCCTACCGGCTCGCGAAGAACTACGGCCCCCGACCCACCGTCCTCCGGCGGCTCGCGGGCCACACGGCCGTCGACGGGGTCGCCTCGACCCGCGGCGTGCTCAAAGGGGGCCTCACGCCGACGGCGTGGATCGGCGGCGGAAGCGCGGTGACCGCCAACACGCTGATCGGGCTGAAAGACGGGTTTCAAGCGCGCGTGAGCGACCGGACGCCCCGACGTAACCCCTACGGGATCTCGGGTCGCCAGGACCGAGCCGTCGAGCAGTACGACTGGCGGTGAGCGGGCCGTCGGGCCGTGACCCGCCTCGAACCGCCATCCGGACAGCGGGGCGAGTGCCATCCGATCGCCTTCCCCGGTATTGTCACTCCCTATCAGGCGGAAAATAATAGAAAAACTTATATAGAACCGCTAACGACCCATATCTGAGGAATACACATGTCACAAGCATCACAGCGGCGCATGGGCGGACAGCCGGTCTTCATTCTCAACGACGACAGCTCGCGAACGAAGGGGCGGGACGCACAGTCCTCGAACATCGCGGCGGGCAAGGCGGTGGCGGAGGCCGTACGCACCACGCTCGGCCCCCGTGGGATGGACAAGATGCTCGTCGGTTCATCCGGCGAGGTCGTCATCACCAACGACGGGGCGACCATCCTGAACGAGATGGACATCGAGCACCCCGCGGCCCAAATGATCGTCGAGGTCGCCCAGACCCAGGAGGACGAGGTCGGCGACGGGACGACGACCGCCGCGG is a genomic window of Halalkalicoccus subterraneus containing:
- a CDS encoding YkgJ family cysteine cluster protein — encoded protein: MESLEAELERARGLDVAEIADAIESIGFECTRCGACCTREAEDPHTATVFPDEVRELESEDRQWNDVARPMPYGLDDGEGQTFEWALQTDACGDCVFYEESEGVGACSVHEDRPLICRTYPFSVALAGTSQPMGEAVDSEGMVRAHECEGLGRDISREEAEDLAGALKERAVRELEEAIGVRENYRPVDEPTVVYDSEGPKRSDGREIRGE
- a CDS encoding MBL fold metallo-hydrolase translates to MQIDRFSVSTTTRAPTGSTNAYVVGDLLIDPGARTDALDAAVGTADHVAVTHTHPDHVGALAEYADSRTVWALAGHEARFEAATGIEPDETFAVGDRLAGLSVLETPGHAPDHVAFATDGAVLCGDLVMAESSVFVGGDGADMQAYLDSLRRLKEYDPKTLHPGHGDPIDHPKERLDWLIDHRLERERRVRGAVEAGNHTMEAVRDAAYGKDLSGVADLASLTVEAHLKKLVAEGVVEWDGECARI
- a CDS encoding PPOX class F420-dependent oxidoreductase → MGEIPEEYEGLFGKKTFAHVATLMEDGTPQVTPVWVDYDGEFVLINTVRGRQKERNLTRDPKIGLSILDPNDPYTYVSIRGEVAEVTEEGAVEHIDSLARRYMDVEEYPYHDGEDAERVIVKIRPERVITGQ
- a CDS encoding glycosyltransferase family 2 protein, with the translated sequence MEFSVVVPTLNGRHQLVGCLDALRERLPAAEVIVVNGPSTDGTSGMVHERPDVDVLVEIADRNINVARNAGLEIARGDVVALLDQGHRIEDGWASAVERGIDADGHAITGPTHRPIRGGITTEAREHRTIAGRDVTYFNGGNVALSRAAVEELDGFDEYLETGGARDLAHRLAGQKRAVSWQPGMGVKKSVETDGGGDGDPRMISRASAFLGDEAHRRWGLKYRALAYRLAKNYGPRPTVLRRLAGHTAVDGVASTRGVLKGGLTPTAWIGGGSAVTANTLIGLKDGFQARVSDRTPRRNPYGISGRQDRAVEQYDWR
- a CDS encoding class I SAM-dependent methyltransferase, whose protein sequence is MKGKEWYQAAEVAEEYEDKRFSGGGRLIDRQEKEAVSSALGDLQDKTVLEIACGTGRFSVMLGARGAEVVGLDISDAMLAQGREKARGAGLSERVEFIRGDAARLPFPDDHFDAVLAMRFFHLIPNPDRYLEEIRRVTKGQLVFDTFNTPSTRSIYNWLLPMGSRLYDDEDVRAMLDRTGYELDGTSHDFLLPYGLYRGISRSIADGLYRLESGLRHTDLGDGFASVSYWNAHVRQ
- a CDS encoding winged helix-turn-helix transcriptional regulator, coding for MGMSTRADSQGRDEASLSEEEYTERLVELPPSAKLVAKVLETDAPLSQGQLAEESLLPDRTVRYALNRLEEVDIVSSRYSFRDARKQVYSLRR